A single window of candidate division KSB1 bacterium DNA harbors:
- a CDS encoding DUF4380 domain-containing protein, whose translation MCNEKKNIEPSTRQGVVVTKITYSGWPESYELRNAQVKVIVVPGIGRIMHYGFRNGPNILWTNPQYSGITLPSGQPYRENGALAWANFGGDKVWPTEQSKFPEINGYAWPPDHWFDGGRYDAEEIPDGVRIISGVSDFCGARCIREITLADSGTDLSIRQTIRKEKRARKASVEPIEFTIWNVTQIRSPLAALFNLNPNSSLPDGIRFWSDEARAQFYRRGSVGVFKPSPTVSQKAGADSDYWLAAIVDNVVIAEFFRRQPGVHPDGDLSAEVYTSPQYTELELLSPLTKLSIGQEIHHDIVWRLYALPSSARTVEEKIEVAAGWLRSFE comes from the coding sequence ATGTGCAACGAAAAGAAAAACATCGAGCCCTCGACGCGCCAAGGGGTCGTTGTTACGAAAATCACCTACAGCGGTTGGCCGGAATCCTACGAGCTGCGCAACGCGCAAGTCAAAGTGATTGTGGTTCCTGGAATCGGCCGCATCATGCATTACGGCTTTCGCAACGGCCCGAATATTTTGTGGACCAATCCGCAATATTCGGGCATTACGCTGCCGTCGGGACAGCCGTATCGCGAAAACGGCGCCTTGGCCTGGGCCAATTTCGGCGGCGACAAGGTGTGGCCGACCGAGCAGAGCAAGTTTCCCGAGATCAACGGCTACGCCTGGCCGCCGGACCACTGGTTCGACGGCGGCAGATACGACGCGGAAGAAATCCCCGACGGCGTGCGCATCATCAGCGGCGTCAGCGATTTTTGCGGCGCGCGCTGCATCCGCGAGATCACCCTGGCGGACAGCGGCACTGATCTGAGCATTCGGCAGACCATCCGTAAAGAAAAACGCGCCCGCAAAGCTTCGGTCGAACCGATCGAATTTACGATTTGGAACGTCACCCAGATTCGCAGTCCTCTCGCCGCCCTGTTCAATCTCAATCCCAACAGCTCGTTGCCGGACGGCATCCGGTTCTGGAGCGACGAAGCGCGCGCCCAGTTTTACCGACGCGGCTCGGTCGGCGTTTTTAAGCCGTCGCCGACCGTCTCGCAAAAAGCCGGCGCCGACTCGGACTATTGGCTGGCCGCCATCGTCGACAACGTTGTCATCGCCGAGTTCTTTCGGCGGCAGCCTGGCGTCCATCCGGACGGCGACTTGAGCGCCGAAGTCTACACCTCACCGCAATACACCGAGCTGGAACTGCTCAGCCCGCTGACCAAGCTGTCGATCGGCCAAGAGATTCACCACGACATCGTCTGGCGCCTGTATGCTCTGCCGAGCTCAGCGCGGACTGTGGAGGAAAAGATAGAGGTGGCGGCGGGGTGGTTGAGGAGCTTTGAATAA
- a CDS encoding YgiT-type zinc finger protein, with translation MKPFEKCPVCGGELVEKEVEKLLKGGRHTAVIRVHAEVCLQCGERLYDDETVQRFEQIRQKLERDQVEKFEPIGQTFQVS, from the coding sequence ATGAAACCATTTGAAAAGTGCCCCGTTTGCGGCGGCGAACTTGTGGAGAAAGAGGTAGAGAAATTACTAAAAGGAGGCAGGCACACGGCGGTAATCCGCGTACATGCTGAAGTATGCCTACAATGCGGTGAAAGACTATACGACGATGAAACAGTCCAGCGTTTTGAGCAAATTCGACAAAAACTGGAACGAGACCAAGTTGAAAAATTCGAACCGATCGGGCAGACGTTTCAGGTTTCTTGA
- a CDS encoding transposase, whose amino-acid sequence MTNLIEKFQYPLHKLFRFDCADLDFGIYRIMNYKRQVIEKWITEDLPRTVSDELRRDAPAEQAAEGWFQLMRLIKRVGGHIINFLAQIEDFQKMLWEKKKSEKSGRNVRDPGNADVPSAVSSAEHKGRHSRGYLPHFDAGNIFQFITFRLHDSVPASVIEQWKQELHWREGLAADSKETVELRKRIEQYADSGRGACYLRNERIARLVQDALKYFDGERYRLIAWCIMPNHVHVLIEVMDVSLSKILQSWKSYTAHEANKLLGRSGAFWGPDYFDRYIRDEKHFQATVKYILQNPVKARLVDRPEQWPWAGYVGLSGNTGNAEISRSHLYHLHRLHKKAET is encoded by the coding sequence ATGACAAATTTGATCGAAAAATTTCAATATCCTTTGCACAAGCTCTTTCGATTCGACTGCGCCGACCTGGACTTTGGCATCTACCGCATCATGAATTACAAGCGGCAGGTGATCGAGAAGTGGATTACCGAAGACCTGCCCCGAACCGTTTCCGATGAATTGCGTCGCGATGCGCCGGCCGAGCAGGCAGCCGAGGGTTGGTTCCAACTCATGCGCCTTATCAAGCGCGTGGGTGGGCACATCATTAATTTCCTGGCGCAGATCGAAGACTTTCAGAAGATGCTCTGGGAGAAGAAGAAATCGGAGAAAAGCGGACGAAATGTCCGTGATCCTGGGAACGCGGACGTCCCGTCCGCAGTTTCGTCCGCAGAGCACAAAGGCCGGCACTCGCGCGGCTACCTGCCCCATTTCGACGCCGGAAACATCTTCCAATTCATCACCTTTCGCTTGCATGACTCTGTTCCCGCCTCCGTCATCGAGCAATGGAAACAGGAACTGCATTGGCGCGAGGGCCTGGCTGCCGACTCAAAAGAAACCGTGGAACTGCGTAAGCGCATTGAGCAGTATGCCGATAGCGGTAGAGGCGCTTGCTACCTGCGCAATGAACGCATTGCCCGTCTGGTTCAGGACGCCCTGAAATATTTTGATGGAGAGCGGTACCGCCTCATTGCCTGGTGCATCATGCCCAATCACGTCCACGTGTTGATTGAAGTGATGGACGTATCGCTTTCCAAGATCTTGCAAAGCTGGAAGTCCTACACGGCGCATGAGGCAAACAAACTGCTGGGTCGAAGCGGGGCGTTTTGGGGGCCGGATTATTTTGATCGTTATATTCGCGACGAAAAACATTTCCAGGCTACTGTTAAGTACATTCTGCAAAACCCAGTCAAGGCCAGGCTGGTTGACAGACCTGAACAATGGCCTTGGGCTGGGTACGTCGGCCTATCCGGAAATACCGGGAACGCAGAGATCTCAAGATCTCATCTGTACCATCTGCATCGTCTGCACAAAAAAGCGGAAACGTAA
- a CDS encoding PIG-L family deacetylase: MRTLTSLVMLILLIGAVSAQQAAGGKLSVIVFGAHPDDCELKVGGIAARWAAAGHRVKFVSVTNGDIGHATQAGGPLARRRTAEVKKAAEILGIESEVLDIHDGELMPTLENRREFVRLIREWQADIVIGHRPNDYHPDHRYVGVLMQDAAFMVTVAHFEPLTPQLARNPIFLYMSDNFQKPNPFEPDIVVAVDDVFEQKVQAVWQLESQIESLWATGNFEKVVPIPTDPDGRAARFKWLFERQAGRDGGIANKYRDKLIELYGPEAGARIKYAEAFELCEYGRQPSREELKSLFMIKTP, translated from the coding sequence ATGAGAACATTGACATCGCTCGTTATGCTGATTTTGCTGATCGGCGCGGTCTCGGCGCAGCAGGCTGCCGGCGGCAAACTGAGCGTCATTGTCTTCGGCGCCCACCCGGATGACTGCGAGCTCAAAGTCGGCGGCATAGCGGCGCGTTGGGCTGCCGCCGGCCACCGCGTCAAGTTCGTCTCGGTGACCAACGGCGACATCGGCCACGCGACGCAGGCGGGCGGACCGTTGGCGCGGCGGCGAACCGCCGAAGTCAAAAAAGCGGCTGAAATCCTGGGGATCGAAAGCGAGGTGCTCGACATTCATGACGGCGAGCTGATGCCGACGCTGGAAAACCGCCGCGAGTTCGTGCGCCTCATTCGCGAATGGCAGGCCGACATCGTCATCGGCCATCGTCCGAACGACTATCATCCGGATCATCGTTATGTCGGCGTGCTCATGCAGGACGCCGCCTTTATGGTCACCGTGGCGCACTTTGAACCGCTGACGCCGCAACTGGCAAGAAACCCTATCTTCTTGTACATGTCGGACAACTTTCAAAAGCCGAACCCATTTGAACCCGACATTGTTGTTGCTGTTGACGATGTGTTCGAGCAAAAAGTCCAAGCCGTCTGGCAGCTCGAATCGCAGATCGAGAGCCTCTGGGCGACCGGCAATTTCGAAAAGGTGGTGCCGATTCCGACCGATCCTGACGGTCGGGCTGCGCGCTTTAAATGGCTGTTCGAGCGGCAGGCCGGCCGGGACGGCGGCATTGCAAACAAGTATCGCGACAAACTGATCGAACTTTACGGGCCCGAAGCGGGCGCCAGGATCAAATATGCAGAGGCGTTCGAGCTGTGCGAATACGGCCGGCAGCCGAGCCGCGAGGAACTGAAATCATTGTTTATGATTAAAACGCCTTGA
- a CDS encoding DUF4258 domain-containing protein, which produces MKIDNLIDAIRNHRVRITDHADEEAQADGLSFEEIFISVLRGEIIEHYDNDKPYPSCLVYGMNFSGDAIHSVWAFNPANQWAVLITVYRPDPDRWIDGRVRRKK; this is translated from the coding sequence GTGAAAATTGATAACTTAATTGACGCTATTCGTAACCATCGTGTCCGTATTACAGATCATGCTGATGAAGAGGCTCAGGCAGACGGATTGTCATTTGAAGAAATCTTTATCAGCGTATTGCGCGGCGAGATTATAGAACACTATGATAATGATAAGCCCTATCCAAGTTGTTTGGTATATGGGATGAACTTTTCCGGTGATGCGATTCACAGTGTATGGGCCTTTAATCCAGCAAATCAGTGGGCGGTTTTAATCACCGTCTATAGACCTGATCCCGATCGATGGATTGACGGCAGAGTGAGGAGAAAGAAATGA
- a CDS encoding starvation-sensing protein RspA gives MTRRQLFGRLGAAGTAALLGRRAFAAAAEIPERRGLPELKITDVKAITTAPSGIRLTVVKVETSEPGLYGLGCATFNQRTLPVAVAVDQYLKPFAVGRSADNIEDLWQNAYTSSYWRNGPVLNNALSGLDQALWDIKGKRAGMPVYQLLGGKCRFAVDTYAHCNGRDFKELEEDVKRKMAEGYRHVRIQLGGYGAAHLSKPPDFRDAGFGDPRDGHMDVYPYIASTVKMFEHIRKTCGDEIELLHDIHERIPPIDAINLCKQLEEYRPFFIEDPFPPEANAWFKQLRAQTSVPIAMGELFNNPHEWIDLIVNRCIDFIRVHISQIGGLTPARKLAALAEAFQVRTAWHGPGDVSPVGHAANIHLDLAVPNFGIQERVLFDERTQEVFPGCPYVKNGYLYVNEAPGWGVDINEAAAAKYPLPEHPGYWNPIRRRDGTAVRP, from the coding sequence ATGACCAGACGTCAACTCTTTGGGCGATTAGGGGCGGCAGGTACGGCGGCTTTGCTGGGCCGCCGAGCCTTCGCTGCTGCCGCTGAAATTCCGGAGCGCCGCGGCCTGCCGGAGCTGAAAATCACGGATGTCAAAGCGATCACCACTGCGCCGAGCGGCATCCGCCTGACGGTCGTCAAGGTCGAGACCAGCGAACCCGGCCTCTACGGCCTCGGCTGCGCCACGTTCAATCAACGCACCCTGCCGGTGGCCGTGGCCGTCGATCAATACCTCAAGCCGTTCGCCGTCGGCCGCAGCGCCGACAACATCGAGGACCTCTGGCAGAACGCCTACACCAGCTCCTACTGGCGCAACGGTCCGGTGCTCAACAACGCCCTCAGCGGCCTCGACCAGGCGCTGTGGGACATCAAGGGCAAGCGAGCCGGCATGCCGGTCTATCAGCTCCTCGGCGGCAAATGCCGCTTTGCCGTCGACACCTATGCCCACTGCAACGGCCGCGATTTCAAAGAGCTCGAAGAGGACGTCAAGCGCAAAATGGCCGAGGGCTATCGCCATGTGCGCATTCAGCTGGGCGGCTACGGCGCCGCGCACCTGTCCAAGCCGCCGGATTTTCGCGACGCCGGTTTCGGCGATCCGCGCGACGGCCACATGGACGTTTACCCCTACATCGCCTCCACCGTAAAAATGTTCGAACACATCCGCAAAACCTGCGGCGACGAGATCGAGCTCCTCCACGATATCCACGAAAGAATCCCGCCCATCGACGCAATCAACCTCTGCAAACAGCTGGAAGAGTACCGACCGTTCTTCATCGAGGATCCTTTTCCGCCCGAGGCCAACGCCTGGTTTAAGCAGCTGCGCGCGCAGACCAGCGTGCCCATCGCCATGGGCGAGCTGTTCAACAATCCCCACGAATGGATCGATCTAATCGTTAATCGCTGCATCGACTTTATCCGCGTCCATATCTCGCAGATCGGCGGTCTAACGCCCGCACGCAAACTTGCGGCCCTGGCCGAAGCCTTTCAGGTGCGCACCGCCTGGCACGGCCCGGGCGACGTCTCGCCGGTCGGGCACGCCGCCAACATTCACCTCGATCTGGCGGTGCCCAATTTCGGCATTCAGGAAAGAGTGCTGTTCGACGAACGCACGCAGGAGGTTTTTCCCGGCTGTCCTTATGTGAAAAATGGTTATCTCTACGTCAACGAAGCGCCGGGCTGGGGCGTGGACATCAACGAGGCGGCGGCCGCCAAATATCCGTTGCCCGAGCATCCCGGCTACTGGAACCCGATCCGCCGTCGCGACGGCACGGCAGTGCGGCCATGA
- a CDS encoding ATP-binding protein, whose protein sequence is MSQKAALQELLPFIRILILDQDAAGAEKAKLFLTAKGFPHVECSRSVAEAWERLATYDILILDPWQIDTALSAPDFLQSVVEAYGDDQDIILWTDRPVHPLEVEAKFGVITLAKSLSLDVLLSWIRHSAKRIWLERIIDNIPDELILIDPRPETFGRIHFANKAKRERFEQGKPLLYDYCWRRFERQNEGDRPCERCISRNTLKEKHSVRTFWDYTDWQGRKESVDLHAVPISDRTGEIRGIIETCRDRTQLHIAQQYIQRIEAAHAWNARLDLFLEGFQELGYPQARFYRRINKNGRDVFQGIRQVGMQIPFDITRFEIDAETDMPTQILLNERFPVLFVIKPNTGYVWEASKVYAHLYRVDERLVPYNDIFKKKRWVEIPVTANGELFAKVSADPVYNTRYISNYELEVLSYYASWAGQALANVERQEKLRLTSETNELIIQINQQISKRPVHRGWLFRSLERVCDVLHASSCSIFLLEGEGANRRLVRKSNFVRDRYGRNVEKKIGPESYKIGQFLVGNVFKSGRNLIENNLIGLAERCRSHSPKQMNLAAYDEFCRHIGEPVRNALFVVLRSEGRKIGVIRVINKKQSDIYGNRDFTADDLKALEALAGQIALAYDTFNMVKNLRESQRLKEFIAAEYAHTMKNLLQPIVTLSGLLERDPGDKELWELMANEIARMKTTINTMLNLAQAESAELQIKKTAVSPADLLHRVVKPYIILAADKNMEIRLSISQNLPILEMDEMLIYDAVANLLDNAVKYGDPDKPILLSARLSRFFLLISVADYGPQIPKEERQLIFEKYYTGKGFADTIKQIGLGLTYVKTVAEAHGGKVYVDPHFKQGAKIVMKLPLQKAEEVE, encoded by the coding sequence ATGTCACAAAAAGCCGCTTTGCAGGAATTATTGCCGTTTATCCGCATCTTGATTCTCGATCAGGATGCGGCAGGCGCCGAAAAGGCCAAACTCTTTTTAACGGCAAAAGGATTCCCTCATGTCGAATGCAGCCGTTCTGTCGCAGAAGCTTGGGAGCGCCTCGCGACTTATGACATCCTGATTCTCGATCCTTGGCAGATTGATACTGCCTTGTCCGCTCCGGATTTTCTCCAGTCAGTCGTCGAGGCATACGGCGATGATCAGGACATCATCCTATGGACAGATCGCCCCGTCCATCCGCTCGAGGTCGAAGCAAAATTTGGGGTGATCACTTTGGCAAAATCTCTATCGCTCGATGTTCTGTTGTCTTGGATTCGCCACAGCGCCAAACGGATCTGGTTGGAAAGGATCATCGACAACATTCCGGACGAATTGATCCTTATCGACCCGCGGCCGGAGACATTCGGCCGCATCCATTTTGCCAACAAAGCCAAGCGCGAGCGCTTTGAACAGGGCAAGCCGCTGCTGTACGATTATTGCTGGAGACGATTCGAGCGTCAAAATGAAGGCGATCGCCCTTGCGAAAGATGCATATCGAGGAATACGCTAAAAGAAAAGCATAGCGTGCGGACGTTCTGGGACTATACGGACTGGCAGGGACGAAAAGAGAGCGTCGATCTGCACGCCGTGCCGATCAGCGACCGAACGGGTGAAATTCGCGGCATCATCGAGACCTGTCGCGACCGTACGCAGCTGCACATTGCCCAGCAGTACATCCAGCGCATCGAGGCAGCCCATGCCTGGAACGCCAGACTCGACCTGTTTTTAGAGGGTTTTCAAGAGCTGGGTTATCCGCAGGCGCGCTTTTATCGGCGTATCAACAAAAACGGCCGTGACGTGTTTCAAGGCATCCGTCAGGTCGGCATGCAAATCCCCTTTGACATTACCCGATTCGAGATCGACGCCGAAACGGATATGCCGACCCAAATTTTGCTTAATGAGCGATTTCCGGTACTTTTTGTGATCAAGCCGAATACCGGTTATGTATGGGAGGCCTCAAAGGTCTACGCTCATCTCTATCGCGTTGATGAGCGTTTAGTGCCGTACAATGATATTTTTAAGAAAAAGCGCTGGGTAGAGATCCCGGTGACTGCCAACGGTGAACTCTTTGCCAAGGTTTCGGCTGATCCGGTATATAACACCCGTTATATTTCGAATTATGAATTGGAAGTGCTTTCCTACTACGCTTCCTGGGCAGGGCAGGCGCTGGCTAACGTCGAACGGCAGGAAAAATTGCGCCTGACTTCAGAGACCAACGAGCTCATCATTCAGATCAATCAGCAGATTTCAAAGCGTCCGGTGCATCGCGGCTGGCTCTTTCGTTCTTTAGAGCGTGTATGTGACGTTCTGCACGCTTCGAGCTGCAGCATCTTTCTGCTCGAGGGTGAGGGAGCGAACCGCCGTCTGGTGCGCAAGAGCAACTTTGTCAGGGATCGGTACGGCAGAAACGTCGAAAAAAAGATCGGACCCGAAAGCTACAAAATCGGCCAATTTTTAGTCGGCAACGTGTTCAAATCCGGCAGAAACCTGATCGAAAATAATCTGATCGGTTTGGCGGAAAGATGCCGCAGTCATTCGCCGAAACAGATGAATCTGGCTGCTTATGATGAATTTTGCCGACACATCGGCGAGCCGGTACGCAACGCCCTGTTCGTCGTCCTTCGCTCCGAAGGCCGCAAGATCGGCGTGATTCGCGTCATCAATAAAAAACAGAGCGATATTTACGGCAATCGAGATTTTACCGCCGACGATCTGAAAGCCTTGGAGGCATTAGCGGGACAAATAGCTCTGGCCTACGACACGTTCAACATGGTCAAAAACCTCCGCGAATCGCAAAGGCTGAAAGAGTTCATTGCCGCCGAGTATGCCCATACGATGAAAAATCTCCTGCAGCCGATCGTCACCTTGTCCGGGTTGCTCGAAAGAGATCCGGGCGACAAGGAGCTCTGGGAGCTGATGGCTAACGAGATCGCACGCATGAAAACGACGATCAACACTATGCTGAACCTCGCACAGGCCGAGAGCGCCGAGCTGCAGATCAAAAAAACAGCCGTCTCTCCTGCCGACCTGCTGCACAGAGTCGTCAAACCGTACATCATTTTGGCGGCTGATAAAAACATGGAGATCAGATTGTCGATTTCCCAAAACCTGCCTATATTAGAAATGGATGAGATGCTGATTTACGACGCCGTAGCCAACTTGCTGGACAACGCCGTAAAATACGGAGACCCGGACAAACCGATCCTTCTTTCAGCCCGTTTGTCTAGATTTTTCCTGCTGATCAGCGTTGCTGATTATGGGCCGCAGATTCCCAAAGAAGAGCGACAGCTCATTTTCGAAAAATATTACACCGGCAAAGGCTTTGCCGACACCATCAAACAGATCGGTTTGGGACTAACCTACGTCAAAACGGTTGCCGAGGCGCACGGCGGCAAAGTCTATGTCGATCCGCATTTCAAGCAAGGCGCCAAAATTGTCATGAAACTGCCGCTGCAAAAAGCAGAGGAGGTAGAATGA
- a CDS encoding DUF2200 domain-containing protein has product MSKAIDPDERIRNMTFSSIYPYYLAKIEKKGRSKEELHQVIGWLTGFSEEDIHRHIRENSTFETFFAQARLNPAAHLITGVVCGCRVEEIANPLTRQVRYLDKLVDELAKGRKMEKILRKD; this is encoded by the coding sequence ATGAGCAAAGCCATTGATCCCGACGAACGCATTCGTAACATGACCTTCAGCTCAATATACCCTTACTACCTGGCGAAAATCGAAAAGAAGGGTCGAAGCAAGGAAGAGCTGCATCAGGTAATCGGATGGCTGACGGGTTTCAGCGAAGAGGACATCCATAGGCATATTCGGGAAAATTCGACCTTTGAAACCTTTTTTGCGCAGGCGAGGCTGAACCCGGCCGCTCATTTGATCACCGGTGTCGTATGCGGCTGTCGGGTCGAAGAGATAGCAAATCCGTTGACTCGGCAGGTTCGGTATTTGGACAAGCTGGTGGACGAACTGGCCAAAGGCCGCAAAATGGAAAAAATACTGCGCAAGGATTAG
- a CDS encoding tagaturonate epimerase family protein, with the protein MRLGKYSIGIGDRFGLEGEAQLAALQQALALGVEIIPVWNKSFREHSIIGSTPEQTRRAADAAVHARKWALPYFVDADHVGLKTVDLFIDACDFITLDVADFIGKPAAKETVESFVTAQRKRIGKVSMPEFDIVLDLSEERLRAAAAKYLCAVQEAGRIYRRIAERKRGEFVIEVSMDETETPQTPEELLVILAAIAEEDIPVQTIAPKFCGSFYKGIDYVGNALQFAYEFAASAAAVHYAAHHYNLPDNLKLSVHSGSDKFSLYPHIHRVLKKFNVGLHLKTAGTTWLEELIGLTTTPKGLRIVKSIYNAALERFDELIRPYAAVVNIDRRRLPNPAEVSSWDGRQFAEALRHDPHCPHFNPHLRQLLHVSFKIAAELGADFITAIEEHREIIHEKVKYNLFERHIKPLFID; encoded by the coding sequence ATGAGATTGGGCAAGTATTCCATCGGCATCGGTGACCGCTTCGGCCTTGAAGGCGAGGCGCAGCTGGCCGCCCTGCAGCAGGCGCTCGCTTTGGGCGTCGAAATCATACCGGTGTGGAACAAATCCTTTCGCGAGCACTCGATCATCGGCAGCACGCCCGAACAAACGCGCCGCGCCGCCGACGCCGCCGTTCATGCGCGCAAATGGGCTCTCCCCTATTTCGTCGACGCCGATCATGTCGGCTTGAAAACCGTTGATCTGTTTATCGACGCGTGCGACTTTATTACTCTCGACGTCGCGGATTTCATCGGCAAACCCGCAGCAAAAGAGACGGTCGAGTCATTTGTCACCGCGCAGCGAAAACGGATCGGCAAAGTAAGCATGCCCGAATTCGACATTGTCCTTGATCTGAGCGAAGAAAGGCTGCGTGCCGCGGCGGCCAAATATCTTTGCGCCGTGCAGGAGGCCGGACGCATTTACCGCCGCATCGCCGAGCGCAAGCGCGGCGAATTCGTCATTGAGGTGTCGATGGACGAGACCGAGACGCCGCAAACGCCCGAGGAGCTGCTGGTCATCCTCGCGGCCATAGCCGAGGAAGACATTCCGGTGCAGACGATCGCCCCCAAGTTTTGCGGCAGCTTTTATAAAGGCATCGATTACGTCGGCAACGCGTTACAATTTGCTTACGAATTTGCCGCTTCGGCAGCGGCGGTGCATTATGCCGCGCATCATTATAATTTACCGGACAATTTGAAATTGAGCGTGCATTCGGGCAGCGACAAGTTTTCGCTCTATCCGCATATTCATCGCGTGTTAAAAAAGTTCAATGTCGGACTCCATCTCAAAACCGCCGGAACCACCTGGCTCGAGGAGCTGATCGGCCTGACGACCACGCCCAAGGGCTTGCGGATCGTGAAATCAATCTACAACGCCGCCCTCGAACGGTTCGATGAACTGATCCGGCCCTATGCCGCGGTGGTGAACATCGACCGGAGACGATTGCCGAACCCCGCCGAGGTCAGCAGCTGGGACGGCAGACAGTTTGCCGAGGCGCTCCGCCACGATCCGCACTGTCCGCACTTCAATCCGCACTTGCGGCAACTGCTGCACGTCAGTTTCAAAATCGCCGCCGAGCTGGGCGCCGACTTTATCACCGCGATCGAGGAGCATCGTGAGATCATTCACGAAAAGGTAAAATACAACCTGTTCGAGCGGCACATTAAACCGCTGTTTATAGACTGA
- a CDS encoding sugar isomerase, which translates to MCCGCHASGINRREFLGVGALGLAGAALSFADSQPVAAWDPEKPMLRTGKPLTVQPMLAYEIPQRRPQTSWRNWGGIQTEEQVAAEMIRIDRELKEMQKKADFALIVKPVVKVKSAEQAAQIVSAGGFDVPLVYAAGGWTNILETCCTDKTDNLIFLRHRSGPVYLWYEILHNRFLRKGGDGFDLDQFRYPGGMTVDDVVVDDYNELLIKLRAIYSVHNFLGRRIVALGGASGWCNDDAPQIAREKFKLDIVTVGYDDLAVRIKKARADRSRLQAAEYAAAQYLALPETELNTDRTFVVNAFLLLDVIKGYLEEYQAKVFTIMDCMSAVMPISETTACLTLSLLNDEGLLAFCESDFNAVPAGILLHYIAGKPVFFNDPTFPHHGMVTCAHCTAPRRMDGLRYARAKVVTHFESDYGAAPKVELPLGTPVTMVCPDGAQKKWIGFTGSVIDNPFLDICRSQFDIKIDGDWKKLLRDHRGFHWLMAVGDYSQELTFACRKIGVAWENVSQPTV; encoded by the coding sequence ATGTGTTGCGGATGTCATGCGAGCGGCATCAACCGCCGTGAATTTTTAGGCGTCGGCGCGCTCGGACTGGCGGGCGCCGCATTGTCTTTTGCCGACAGCCAGCCGGTTGCCGCCTGGGATCCCGAGAAGCCGATGCTTCGCACCGGTAAACCGCTGACGGTGCAGCCGATGTTGGCGTATGAAATTCCTCAGCGCCGGCCGCAAACCTCGTGGCGCAATTGGGGCGGCATCCAGACCGAAGAACAAGTTGCCGCCGAGATGATAAGAATCGACCGAGAGCTTAAGGAGATGCAGAAAAAGGCGGATTTTGCCCTGATCGTCAAGCCGGTCGTCAAGGTGAAATCTGCAGAACAGGCGGCGCAGATCGTCAGCGCCGGCGGCTTTGATGTGCCCTTGGTCTATGCCGCAGGCGGCTGGACGAACATCCTCGAAACCTGCTGCACCGACAAGACCGACAATCTCATCTTTCTGCGCCATCGCTCCGGTCCGGTCTATCTGTGGTACGAGATCCTCCACAACCGCTTCCTGCGCAAGGGCGGCGACGGCTTTGATCTCGACCAGTTTCGCTATCCCGGCGGCATGACCGTGGACGACGTTGTTGTAGATGATTACAACGAATTATTGATCAAGCTGCGGGCGATCTACAGTGTGCACAATTTCCTGGGTCGGCGAATCGTTGCCCTGGGCGGCGCTTCGGGCTGGTGTAATGACGACGCGCCTCAAATTGCCCGCGAAAAGTTCAAGCTCGATATCGTCACCGTCGGGTATGACGATTTGGCGGTGCGCATCAAAAAAGCGCGCGCTGATCGCAGCCGCCTGCAAGCGGCGGAGTATGCGGCTGCGCAATACCTGGCCCTTCCGGAGACCGAGCTGAACACCGACCGAACGTTCGTGGTCAACGCCTTTTTGCTGCTGGATGTCATCAAAGGTTATTTGGAGGAGTATCAGGCCAAAGTTTTCACCATTATGGACTGCATGAGCGCAGTCATGCCGATTTCGGAAACCACCGCCTGCCTCACCCTGAGCCTGTTAAACGATGAAGGGCTGCTTGCCTTTTGCGAGTCAGACTTTAACGCCGTTCCCGCAGGCATTCTTTTGCATTACATTGCCGGTAAACCAGTCTTTTTTAACGATCCTACTTTTCCGCATCACGGCATGGTCACCTGTGCGCACTGCACGGCGCCGCGCCGTATGGACGGTCTCCGTTATGCCCGCGCCAAAGTGGTCACCCACTTTGAATCCGATTACGGCGCCGCGCCCAAGGTCGAGCTGCCGCTCGGCACGCCGGTCACCATGGTTTGTCCCGACGGCGCACAGAAAAAGTGGATCGGTTTTACCGGCTCGGTCATCGACAATCCGTTTCTCGACATTTGCCGCTCGCAGTTCGACATTAAAATCGACGGCGATTGGAAAAAGCTGCTTCGCGATCACCGCGGCTTCCACTGGCTCATGGCCGTAGGCGATTATTCCCAAGAATTGACTTTTGCCTGCCGAAAAATCGGCGTGGCGTGGGAAAATGTTTCACAGCCGACGGTTTGA